A genomic window from Streptomyces broussonetiae includes:
- a CDS encoding phage tail sheath family protein, producing MTTTPTYPGVYIEELPSSVRTIGTVTTSVTAFVGRTRRGPVDRPVTITSFADYERQFGGLDPQSPVSYAVQQFFVNGGTVAVIVRAVAAGTGKSATVSLHSTESSTETPVLEVTAEQPGAWGAGLRLSVDYDTTAPDSTFNLRVFDITGGVNEFFSGLSVKAGDSNFAETAVNDGSDAIRVKVLAEQRPDPVGTVSKPFAATLPDLTKQIEVKIGETQRTFRIYDAEQDGNAPQTVTDLALLLERKLRALPDAPGKRVFAGTTVTAFGKRLQIVAGSTDPADTVRFVGEAANNLGLEAGVNPPVFALAGGEDGGAPGPTDLIGSESQKSGIQALRDVQDVNLLVLPEISAYPDIEDQLTVLSAAQALAEEKRLFIIADAPQTWSSVDAARAGLSAFDPVRGDHSALYFPQLELVDPLTGRLRSFPPSGTVAGVYARTDAARGVWKAPAGTETPLSGVRALGVKLTDKENGLLNPLGLNCARSFPVVGPVVWGARTLAGADALQSEWKYVPVRRLALFIEESLYRGLQWVVFEPNDERLWSQIRLNVEAFLQKLFQQGAFQGTTPRTSYFVKCDSSTTTQADIDRGVVNVLVGFAPVKPAEFVVVQIEQMAGQSEA from the coding sequence TTGACGACGACACCGACCTATCCCGGAGTCTACATAGAGGAGCTGCCCAGCAGCGTCCGCACGATCGGTACCGTGACCACCTCGGTCACCGCCTTTGTCGGGCGCACCCGGCGGGGACCGGTCGACCGGCCCGTGACCATCACCAGTTTCGCCGACTACGAGCGGCAGTTCGGCGGTCTCGACCCGCAGAGCCCGGTCAGCTACGCCGTGCAGCAGTTCTTCGTCAACGGCGGCACCGTCGCCGTCATCGTCCGTGCGGTGGCGGCCGGCACCGGCAAGTCGGCGACGGTGTCGCTGCACTCGACCGAGAGCAGCACCGAGACCCCGGTCCTGGAGGTCACCGCCGAGCAGCCCGGCGCCTGGGGCGCGGGCCTGCGGCTTTCCGTGGACTACGACACCACCGCCCCGGACAGCACCTTCAACCTCCGGGTCTTCGACATCACCGGCGGCGTCAACGAGTTCTTCTCCGGGCTGTCGGTCAAGGCAGGCGACTCCAACTTCGCCGAGACCGCGGTCAACGACGGCTCCGACGCCATCCGGGTGAAGGTGCTCGCCGAGCAGCGTCCTGACCCGGTGGGCACCGTCTCCAAGCCCTTTGCCGCCACCCTGCCCGACCTCACGAAGCAGATCGAGGTCAAGATCGGGGAGACCCAGCGCACCTTCCGTATCTACGACGCCGAGCAGGACGGCAACGCCCCGCAGACCGTCACCGATCTCGCCCTGCTGCTCGAGCGCAAGCTGCGCGCGCTGCCGGACGCCCCTGGCAAGCGCGTCTTCGCGGGGACCACGGTCACCGCCTTCGGCAAGCGCCTGCAGATCGTGGCCGGTTCCACCGACCCCGCCGACACGGTGCGCTTCGTCGGCGAGGCCGCCAACAACCTCGGCCTGGAGGCCGGCGTCAATCCGCCGGTCTTCGCACTGGCCGGCGGTGAGGACGGGGGTGCGCCCGGCCCGACCGACCTCATCGGCAGCGAGTCGCAGAAGAGCGGCATCCAGGCGCTGCGCGACGTCCAGGACGTCAACCTGCTGGTGCTGCCCGAGATCTCGGCCTACCCCGACATCGAGGACCAGCTCACCGTGCTGTCCGCGGCGCAGGCGCTGGCCGAGGAGAAGCGGCTCTTCATCATCGCCGACGCCCCGCAGACCTGGTCGAGCGTGGACGCGGCGCGGGCGGGTCTGTCCGCCTTCGATCCGGTGCGCGGCGACCATTCGGCGCTGTACTTCCCGCAGTTGGAGCTGGTCGACCCGCTCACCGGCCGACTGCGCTCCTTCCCGCCGTCCGGCACCGTCGCCGGGGTCTACGCCCGGACCGACGCCGCCCGCGGGGTGTGGAAGGCACCGGCCGGGACGGAGACCCCGCTCTCCGGGGTGCGGGCGCTGGGCGTCAAGCTCACCGACAAGGAGAACGGGCTGCTCAACCCGCTGGGCCTGAACTGCGCGCGGAGCTTCCCGGTCGTCGGCCCGGTGGTCTGGGGCGCACGGACCCTGGCGGGTGCGGACGCGCTGCAGTCGGAGTGGAAGTACGTCCCGGTGCGGCGCCTGGCGCTGTTCATCGAGGAGAGCCTCTACCGCGGGCTGCAGTGGGTGGTCTTCGAGCCGAACGACGAGCGGCTGTGGTCGCAGATCCGGCTCAACGTCGAGGCCTTCCTGCAGAAGCTCTTCCAGCAGGGGGCGTTCCAGGGGACGACCCCGCGCACGTCGTACTTCGTCAAGTGCGACAGCTCGACCACCACACAGGCGGACATCGACCGCGGAGTGGTCAATGTGCTGGTCGGCTTCGCTCCGGTGAAGCCCGCGGAGTTCGTGGTCGTCCAGATCGAGCAGATGGCCGGGCAGTCCGAGGCATAG
- a CDS encoding T4 family baseplate hub assembly chaperone → MGAAALLAVWEAGQVAGYAQRALLLHSAARPTVGSEELLAVPVGRRDADLFALRRELFGEQLELRVTCRQCAEEMEFTLGVQDVVGAGAAEVADGPLAVEADGWTVRFRLPTAGDLAAVEASPSAQAGAELAARCVLHAERLGTEVDVDTLPEHVRQRVARAAAEADPGADVRLNLACPSCGHAATAELDIASYLWAELDAWARGTLQDVHLLAGHYGWNESEILALSPLRRRYYLELCADV, encoded by the coding sequence GTGGGCGCGGCGGCCCTGCTGGCGGTCTGGGAGGCGGGGCAGGTCGCGGGCTACGCCCAGCGCGCCCTGCTGCTGCACTCCGCCGCCCGGCCGACCGTGGGCAGCGAGGAACTGCTCGCGGTGCCGGTCGGCCGTCGCGACGCCGATCTGTTCGCGCTGCGCCGTGAACTCTTCGGGGAGCAGCTGGAGTTGCGCGTCACGTGCCGTCAGTGTGCCGAGGAGATGGAGTTCACGCTCGGGGTGCAGGACGTCGTCGGCGCCGGGGCGGCCGAGGTCGCGGACGGCCCGCTGGCCGTCGAGGCCGACGGCTGGACGGTGCGGTTCCGGCTGCCGACGGCCGGAGACCTGGCGGCGGTCGAGGCCTCGCCTTCCGCGCAGGCCGGAGCCGAACTGGCAGCCCGTTGCGTACTGCACGCCGAACGTCTTGGAACCGAGGTGGATGTCGACACACTGCCCGAGCATGTGCGGCAGCGCGTCGCCCGGGCCGCGGCCGAGGCCGACCCGGGGGCCGACGTCCGGCTCAACCTGGCCTGTCCGTCCTGCGGTCACGCGGCCACCGCCGAGCTGGACATCGCCTCGTACCTGTGGGCCGAACTGGACGCCTGGGCGCGGGGCACCCTGCAGGACGTCCATCTGCTCGCCGGCCACTACGGATGGAACGAGTCCGAGATCCTGGCGCTCAGCCCGCTGCGGCGCCGCTACTACCTGGAGCTGTGTGCGGATGTCTGA
- a CDS encoding peptidoglycan-binding protein, which translates to MAFAKGYDVSDFQSGIPGDAGFVFIKATEGAHTEQAGYKQKLAVARRRKLVVGHYHFLHAENPVEGEIDHFCRVVGHVPQGELLALDFEPYGQNVSDAHATQVKNQWLAAVKRHYPDNRVGLYTSQDYWFRTDDNAGEFLWIADYVKPGAPRIRAAWKFHQYTDRPLDIDVYHGTMQELREWAGATATKPQPQPKPRPNPTPPPHPWQGLQLVSRAEWGARPWREPNGSIPYHEPRKGVKIHYLGTPYTFGPHSTCAAYVRRIQGGHMDFDKWSDIGYSFVVCEHGVVFEGRGLKRRNSANGNVPLNEAHYAVCALVGSSGSTTPTWDQLNGLRDAVEYCQKHGPAGPEIKGHRDGYATVCPGPVLYAWVREGAPRPSGSGTSPTPQPEPQPKPQPDQPTRRQVTLGGLQYGFGARGMHVTAVGRALVGAGFGKHYHDGPGPEWTDADTLNYADFQHSRGLSGSDADGVPGERSLRALLRGAIPLATVAHAKVVDSARRDPGAPQGATSNPDHVLTVELALAEESLLDRKWVDGSFGTKTVTAYSQLQKRYGYTGMMADGIPGKDSLTRLGHAHGFAVE; encoded by the coding sequence ATGGCTTTCGCCAAGGGATACGACGTGTCCGACTTCCAGTCGGGCATACCGGGGGACGCGGGTTTCGTCTTCATCAAGGCGACCGAGGGGGCACACACCGAACAGGCCGGTTACAAGCAGAAGTTGGCCGTTGCTCGACGCCGCAAACTGGTGGTCGGGCACTACCACTTCCTGCACGCGGAGAACCCGGTGGAGGGCGAGATCGACCACTTCTGCAGGGTGGTCGGCCATGTGCCGCAGGGCGAGCTGCTGGCGCTGGACTTCGAGCCCTACGGGCAGAACGTCAGTGACGCGCACGCGACCCAGGTGAAGAACCAGTGGCTGGCGGCGGTGAAGCGGCACTATCCGGACAACCGGGTCGGCCTCTACACCAGTCAGGACTACTGGTTCCGGACCGACGACAACGCGGGTGAGTTCCTCTGGATAGCGGACTACGTCAAGCCGGGCGCCCCCAGGATCCGGGCCGCGTGGAAGTTCCATCAGTACACCGACCGGCCGCTGGACATCGACGTGTACCACGGCACGATGCAGGAGCTGAGGGAGTGGGCGGGCGCCACGGCGACCAAGCCACAGCCGCAGCCCAAGCCCCGCCCGAATCCCACGCCGCCCCCACACCCGTGGCAGGGACTTCAGTTGGTCTCCCGCGCGGAATGGGGCGCCCGCCCCTGGCGGGAGCCGAACGGGTCGATCCCGTACCACGAGCCGCGCAAGGGTGTGAAGATCCACTACCTCGGTACGCCCTACACCTTCGGCCCGCACTCCACCTGCGCGGCGTATGTGCGCCGCATCCAGGGCGGGCACATGGACTTCGACAAGTGGTCCGACATCGGCTACAGCTTCGTGGTCTGTGAGCACGGCGTGGTGTTCGAAGGCCGTGGGCTGAAGCGACGCAACAGCGCCAACGGAAACGTGCCGCTCAACGAGGCGCACTACGCGGTCTGCGCACTGGTCGGCTCCTCGGGGTCCACCACGCCCACCTGGGACCAGCTCAACGGTCTGCGGGACGCGGTCGAGTACTGCCAGAAGCACGGCCCGGCCGGACCGGAGATCAAGGGCCATCGGGACGGGTACGCCACCGTCTGCCCCGGGCCCGTGCTCTACGCGTGGGTGCGCGAGGGGGCGCCGCGGCCGTCGGGCTCGGGCACCAGCCCCACGCCGCAGCCCGAGCCGCAGCCCAAGCCACAGCCGGATCAGCCGACACGCCGTCAAGTCACCCTCGGCGGACTGCAGTACGGCTTCGGGGCCAGGGGCATGCACGTCACGGCGGTCGGCCGGGCGCTGGTCGGCGCCGGGTTCGGCAAGCACTATCACGACGGACCCGGGCCCGAGTGGACGGATGCCGACACGCTCAACTATGCGGATTTCCAGCATAGTCGGGGGCTTTCCGGATCCGACGCGGACGGCGTCCCCGGCGAACGTTCGCTGCGTGCCCTGCTGCGCGGTGCGATCCCGCTCGCCACGGTCGCGCACGCCAAGGTGGTCGACTCGGCACGGCGCGACCCGGGCGCCCCACAGGGCGCCACCAGCAACCCGGACCACGTCCTCACCGTCGAACTCGCCCTGGCCGAAGAGAGCCTGCTCGACCGCAAGTGGGTCGACGGCTCCTTCGGCACCAAGACCGTCACCGCCTACTCGCAGCTCCAGAAGCGCTACGGCTACACCGGGATGATGGCCGATGGCATCCCCGGCAAGGACTCGCTGACCAGGCTCGGTCACGCGCACGGCTTCGCCGTCGAGTGA
- a CDS encoding phage tail protein, with product MAEFTVNPQRFDPYKNFKFLVVWDGRVVAGVSKISPLKRTTEVVKHRNGGDPSSPRKSPGRTEFEAITLERGVTHDAEFDRWANKVWQVGAGLGSEVSLADFRKDLVIQVLNEAGQVAVTHKVFRAWPSEYQVLGEMDANANAVAIQSLKLECEGWDRDWAVPEPQEPSYTNPA from the coding sequence ATGGCCGAGTTCACCGTCAACCCGCAACGATTCGACCCCTACAAGAACTTCAAGTTCCTGGTGGTCTGGGACGGCCGAGTGGTCGCGGGCGTCAGCAAGATCAGCCCGTTGAAGCGGACCACCGAGGTGGTCAAGCACCGCAACGGCGGCGATCCCAGCTCGCCGCGCAAGTCTCCGGGCCGTACCGAGTTCGAGGCGATCACCCTGGAGCGCGGAGTCACCCACGATGCGGAGTTCGACCGCTGGGCCAACAAGGTCTGGCAGGTCGGCGCCGGGCTGGGCTCCGAGGTCTCGCTCGCCGACTTCCGCAAGGACCTGGTCATCCAGGTGCTCAACGAGGCCGGCCAGGTGGCCGTCACGCACAAGGTGTTCCGGGCTTGGCCGAGCGAGTACCAGGTGCTCGGCGAGATGGACGCCAACGCCAACGCGGTCGCCATTCAGAGCCTCAAGCTGGAGTGCGAGGGCTGGGACCGGGACTGGGCGGTTCCGGAGCCGCAGGAACCCTCGTACACCAACCCCGCGTAG